Proteins from a genomic interval of Streptomyces sp. NBC_00820:
- a CDS encoding ROK family transcriptional regulator, producing MGQLTGGDPSLLRRINSAVVLHALRATDCATLTEITRLTGLSRPTVEGVVEGLAEAGLVVEKAAEEGTARRQGRPARRFRFRAEAGHLLGLEIGPHRVAALLSDLDGRVLGTQAREVAETAPADERLERLRGAVAELLRRTGVARGSLRAVGVGTPGIVEADGTVRLGTALPQWTGLRLGERLSRSFKCPVLVENDANAAAVAEHWKGAATETDDVVFVLAGLSPGAGSLIGGRLHRGYGGAAGEIGALHLLGRGATPETLLSTTDKPLHPLDEQAVAEVFTLARKGDRRAREAVERFIQRLVHDVAALVLALDPELVVIGGWAAGLDGVLDPLRDELARYCLRPPRVTLSLLGEAAVTTGALRLALDHVEEQLFAVESTVTARR from the coding sequence GTGGGGCAGCTGACCGGCGGCGATCCCTCGCTGCTGCGAAGGATCAATTCCGCGGTGGTGCTGCACGCGTTGCGTGCCACGGACTGCGCGACGCTCACCGAGATCACCCGCCTCACCGGCCTGTCCCGGCCGACCGTCGAGGGGGTCGTGGAGGGGCTGGCCGAGGCGGGGCTCGTGGTGGAGAAGGCGGCCGAGGAGGGCACGGCACGCCGTCAGGGCCGGCCCGCGCGCCGCTTCAGGTTCCGGGCCGAGGCGGGGCATCTGCTGGGTCTGGAGATCGGCCCGCACCGGGTCGCCGCGCTTCTGTCCGACCTCGACGGGCGGGTGCTCGGCACGCAGGCCAGGGAGGTCGCCGAGACGGCTCCGGCGGACGAACGGCTGGAGCGGCTGCGTGGCGCGGTCGCCGAACTGCTGCGCCGGACCGGGGTCGCACGCGGTTCGCTGCGGGCCGTGGGGGTGGGCACGCCGGGCATCGTGGAGGCAGACGGTACGGTCCGGCTGGGCACCGCGCTGCCGCAGTGGACGGGCCTGCGGCTCGGCGAGCGGCTCAGCCGCTCCTTCAAGTGCCCGGTGCTGGTGGAGAACGACGCGAACGCGGCGGCCGTGGCCGAGCACTGGAAGGGAGCGGCGACGGAGACGGACGACGTGGTGTTCGTCCTCGCCGGGCTGAGTCCGGGGGCGGGTTCGCTGATCGGCGGGCGGTTGCACCGGGGGTACGGCGGGGCGGCCGGGGAGATCGGCGCGCTGCATCTGCTGGGCCGGGGGGCGACTCCGGAGACGCTGCTGTCCACCACCGACAAGCCGTTGCATCCGCTGGACGAGCAGGCGGTCGCCGAGGTGTTCACGCTCGCCCGGAAGGGCGACCGGCGGGCGCGGGAGGCCGTCGAGCGCTTCATCCAGCGGCTCGTTCACGACGTGGCCGCGCTCGTGCTGGCCCTCGACCCGGAACTGGTCGTGATCGGCGGCTGGGCGGCCGGTCTGGACGGCGTCCTCGACCCGCTGCGCGACGAACTGGCCCGCTACTGTCTGCGGCCGCCCCGGGTGACCCTGTCCCTGCTCGGCGAGGCCGCCGTGACCACGGGCGCGCTGCGGCTGGCCCTGGACCATGTCGAGGAGCAACTGTTCGCGGTGGAGAGCACGGTGACGGCACGCCGGTGA
- a CDS encoding GntR family transcriptional regulator, with translation MGTTQLEKVPEPKYWHLKTVLSEALDSEFTVGEILPNERDLAARYGVARATLRQALEQLELEGRLQRRRGVGTTVAPPRVGVAVGTERHVWPGAGDDAWQPVDCAGATPPAVVATALESGSAEVHTVRRSRMSHGRPVATELLYVAASSVPDLTAIDAPSGPARARAVLRELQRLELEGQDRAVELGSARADDAKELDRLPGSPVLVVTTRFYAAGRTAALSVATYRADTCRLTFGDSPDVEIHHDPEQCAS, from the coding sequence GTGGGGACCACGCAGCTGGAAAAGGTGCCGGAACCGAAGTACTGGCACCTCAAGACCGTGCTCAGCGAGGCATTGGATTCCGAATTCACCGTCGGCGAGATCCTGCCCAACGAGCGTGACCTCGCCGCCCGCTACGGCGTCGCACGGGCCACGCTCCGCCAGGCACTGGAGCAACTGGAGCTGGAAGGCCGGCTGCAGCGCCGCCGCGGCGTCGGTACGACCGTCGCGCCGCCGCGTGTGGGCGTGGCCGTCGGCACCGAGCGGCACGTCTGGCCGGGCGCGGGCGACGACGCCTGGCAGCCCGTCGACTGCGCCGGGGCCACGCCGCCCGCCGTCGTCGCGACGGCCCTGGAGAGCGGCTCCGCCGAGGTGCACACGGTCCGCCGCTCCCGGATGTCCCACGGCCGGCCCGTCGCCACCGAGCTGCTCTACGTCGCCGCCTCGTCGGTGCCCGACCTCACCGCCATCGACGCACCGTCCGGCCCGGCACGCGCGCGTGCGGTGCTCCGCGAACTGCAGCGCCTGGAACTCGAAGGCCAGGACCGTGCCGTCGAACTGGGCTCGGCCCGCGCGGACGACGCCAAGGAGCTCGACCGGCTGCCCGGCTCGCCCGTCCTGGTCGTCACGACTCGCTTCTACGCCGCCGGCCGCACCGCCGCGCTCTCCGTGGCCACCTACCGTGCCGACACCTGCCGGCTGACCTTCGGCGACTCGCCCGACGTGGAGATACACCACGATCCGGAGCAGTGCGCCTCCTGA
- a CDS encoding RNA polymerase sigma-70 factor, with product MTTDTAIDLFEENRPLLMGVAYRMLGRVADAEDVVQDAWLRWSRAERTEVREPRAYLVRVTTRLTIDRLRQVRARDEAYVGPWLPEPYVTDFGDIVPDTAERALLADSVSLAVLVVLESLSPLERAVFVLREAFGYPYAEIAALLDRGEAAVRQLAGRARRHVDEKRPRYEVDPAQRRDLTERFLAAAVEGDLNGLMSLLAPDARLVGDSGGKAKAPVRVLHSADKVGRFLAGVARKGVPGLSFRFIEVNGALAVLTLADGKPDGVFQVDIADGRVTTVYIIRNPDKIRSLAGD from the coding sequence GTGACCACGGACACCGCGATCGACCTTTTCGAAGAGAACCGCCCCCTTCTCATGGGGGTCGCCTATCGCATGCTCGGCCGCGTCGCCGACGCCGAGGACGTGGTCCAGGACGCCTGGTTGCGCTGGTCCCGCGCAGAGCGTACGGAGGTCCGTGAACCACGTGCCTACCTCGTGCGCGTCACCACCCGGCTGACCATCGACCGGCTGCGCCAGGTCCGGGCGCGCGACGAGGCGTACGTCGGCCCGTGGCTGCCCGAGCCGTACGTCACCGACTTCGGCGACATCGTCCCCGACACCGCCGAACGCGCGCTGCTCGCCGACTCCGTCTCCCTCGCCGTACTCGTCGTCCTGGAGTCGCTGTCCCCGCTGGAGCGCGCGGTCTTCGTCCTGCGGGAGGCGTTCGGCTACCCCTACGCCGAGATCGCCGCGCTGCTCGACCGCGGCGAGGCCGCGGTGCGGCAGCTCGCCGGCCGGGCCCGTCGGCACGTCGACGAGAAGCGGCCGCGTTACGAGGTCGACCCCGCGCAGCGCAGGGACCTGACGGAGCGTTTCCTCGCCGCCGCGGTCGAAGGCGACCTGAACGGCCTGATGTCCCTGCTCGCTCCGGATGCCCGCCTCGTCGGCGACAGCGGCGGCAAGGCGAAGGCGCCGGTGCGCGTCCTGCACTCCGCCGACAAGGTCGGCCGCTTCCTCGCCGGTGTCGCCCGCAAGGGCGTGCCCGGTCTGTCCTTCCGGTTCATCGAGGTCAACGGTGCCCTCGCGGTGCTCACGCTGGCCGACGGCAAGCCCGACGGTGTGTTCCAGGTGGACATCGCCGACGGCCGCGTCACCACCGTGTACATCATCCGCAACCCCGACAAGATCCGGTCGCTCGCCGGCGACTGA
- a CDS encoding alpha/beta fold hydrolase translates to MAATVSFTVPSPHGPKDVTVSYARVGRGEPLVLLHGIGHHLQAWDPVMDILATEREVIAVDLPGFGASPALPGGLDYDLATTNTVLGALFEALELDRPHVAGNSLGGLLALELGREKLVRSVTALSPAGFWTQTERRYAFGLLLAMRGVAQRLPVPLVERLSHSAAGRTALTSTIYARPGRRSPDAVVAETLALVGATGFDATLRAGAAVQFTDDLPGMPVTVAWGTQDRLLVRRQGIRAKRIIPHARLVRLPGCGHCPMNDDPALVARVILDGSR, encoded by the coding sequence ATGGCCGCCACCGTCTCCTTCACGGTCCCCAGCCCGCACGGCCCGAAGGACGTGACCGTCTCCTACGCGCGCGTGGGACGCGGCGAACCCCTGGTCCTGCTGCACGGCATCGGCCATCACCTGCAGGCCTGGGACCCGGTGATGGACATCCTCGCGACCGAGCGCGAGGTGATCGCCGTGGACCTGCCGGGGTTCGGCGCGTCCCCGGCCCTGCCCGGCGGTCTCGACTACGACCTGGCCACGACGAACACCGTGCTCGGCGCCCTGTTCGAGGCGCTGGAGCTGGACCGCCCGCACGTGGCCGGTAATTCACTGGGCGGCCTGCTGGCCCTGGAACTGGGCCGCGAGAAGCTCGTGCGGTCCGTCACGGCCCTCTCCCCGGCAGGCTTCTGGACGCAGACCGAACGGCGCTACGCCTTCGGTCTGCTGCTCGCGATGCGGGGCGTCGCCCAGCGGCTGCCCGTCCCCCTGGTGGAGCGGCTGTCGCACAGCGCGGCCGGCCGCACCGCGCTGACCAGCACCATCTACGCCCGACCGGGCCGCCGTTCCCCCGACGCGGTGGTCGCCGAGACGCTCGCGCTGGTCGGGGCCACCGGGTTCGACGCGACCCTGCGGGCCGGGGCGGCCGTCCAGTTCACCGACGACCTGCCGGGCATGCCCGTCACCGTGGCCTGGGGAACCCAGGACCGGCTGCTCGTCCGCCGGCAGGGCATCCGCGCCAAGCGGATCATCCCGCACGCCCGGCTGGTACGGCTGCCCGGCTGCGGACACTGCCCGATGAACGACGACCCCGCCCTGGTCGCCCGGGTCATCCTCGACGGGAGCCGCTGA